One region of Candidatus Binatia bacterium genomic DNA includes:
- a CDS encoding sigma-54 dependent transcriptional regulator, with the protein MTDTLLLIEDEALLGTELARHFRRNGWEVELCANLADARRLLLDKELAPLVVLADMQLPDGNSLDLLAQTREHGHGGEWIFLTGFGSVADSVRALRLGAFDFLEKPCDEKRLDLVVTGAARSARAQRRLQDQAAQQHRAYPIDGFIGASPQAESVRTFLRKLSQVPFSALIIGGETGTGKGLVTRILHYRGSRTAGPLVEVNCAALPRELLESELFGHEAGAFTGAQRRRRGLVEQASGGTLFLDEIGELDIELQAKLLKVIEDQRLRPLGSEREVVVDVQIVAASNRDLADAVRDRTFRPDLYHRLSVFSLTLPPLRERLQDLDELVPAIVAEYNVRSGKAVREIPAEVWTALRRYDWPGNVRELRNVIERCVLLADSAVLPERWLQLPGTHATSTPAPAPASDRLLIPLDGSMSLEDMDRYIVKSALERSDYNASAAARALGTTRQTLRYRAKKYGLTADE; encoded by the coding sequence ATGACGGACACGTTGCTGCTCATCGAAGACGAGGCGCTGTTAGGCACCGAGCTGGCGCGGCATTTCCGCCGCAACGGCTGGGAAGTCGAGCTGTGCGCCAACCTGGCCGACGCTCGCCGACTCCTGCTCGACAAGGAACTCGCGCCTCTGGTCGTGCTCGCCGACATGCAACTCCCGGACGGAAACTCGCTCGATCTGCTGGCCCAAACTCGGGAACACGGGCACGGCGGCGAATGGATCTTTCTGACCGGGTTCGGCAGCGTCGCCGATTCGGTTCGCGCGCTGCGACTCGGCGCCTTCGATTTCCTCGAGAAACCCTGCGACGAGAAACGGCTCGATCTCGTCGTCACCGGCGCCGCCCGCAGCGCCCGCGCACAACGCCGGCTTCAGGACCAGGCCGCACAGCAGCACCGGGCCTATCCCATCGACGGCTTCATCGGCGCCAGCCCGCAGGCGGAGAGCGTGCGTACGTTCCTGCGCAAACTGTCGCAGGTGCCGTTCAGCGCCCTGATCATCGGCGGCGAAACGGGTACCGGCAAGGGTCTCGTAACCCGCATCCTGCACTACCGCGGCAGTCGCACCGCGGGACCGCTGGTCGAGGTCAACTGCGCAGCCCTGCCACGAGAACTGCTCGAATCCGAGTTATTCGGCCACGAGGCCGGCGCCTTCACCGGCGCGCAAAGACGCCGGCGCGGACTCGTCGAGCAGGCTAGCGGGGGCACGCTCTTTCTCGACGAAATCGGCGAACTCGACATCGAACTCCAGGCCAAGCTGCTCAAAGTGATCGAAGACCAGCGCCTGCGGCCGCTCGGCTCCGAACGAGAGGTGGTCGTGGACGTTCAGATCGTCGCCGCCAGCAACCGCGATCTGGCCGATGCCGTCCGCGACCGTACCTTTCGCCCCGACCTCTACCACCGCCTGTCGGTCTTTTCGCTCACCCTGCCGCCGCTGCGCGAACGCCTGCAGGATCTCGACGAGTTGGTGCCGGCCATCGTTGCCGAGTACAACGTCCGCTCCGGAAAGGCGGTGCGCGAAATCCCCGCCGAGGTCTGGACTGCACTGCGCCGCTACGATTGGCCGGGCAATGTTCGCGAGCTCCGCAACGTCATCGAACGCTGCGTGCTTCTGGCCGACAGCGCCGTCTTGCCGGAAAGGTGGCTCCAGCTACCGGGCACCCACGCAACCTCAACCCCGGCCCCGGCCCCAGCCTCCGATCGCCTGCTCATCCCCCTCGACGGCAGCATGTCGCTGGAGGACATGGATCGTTACATCGTCAAGAGCGCCCTGGAACGTAGCGATTACAACGCCAGCGCGGCCGCCCGCGCGCTCGGTACCACCCGCCAGACCCTGCGCTACCGGGCCAAGAAATACGGCCTGACCGCAGACGAATAA
- a CDS encoding NnrU family protein: MINLILAGTVFVLLHVLVSGSQLRDTLVARLGEKSFQGLFSLASLLSLIWVILAYRGAPVIVLWSPPGMLRWLALVLMLFAFLFVVIGLATPSPTAAGGEGRLDEPEPAQGILRVTRHPFLWGVALWAAAHLLVNGDAASMVLFLTFLVLAHIGPRSIDAKRARRFGAKWERFAAVTSNAPFAAILSGRNQLRLDEIKLWRFVLALVLFGAVLGHHHLIFGASPFPWR, encoded by the coding sequence ATGATCAACCTGATCCTGGCTGGCACGGTCTTCGTTCTGCTGCACGTCCTGGTCTCGGGCTCGCAACTGCGGGACACCCTGGTCGCGCGCCTCGGAGAGAAATCCTTTCAGGGACTCTTCTCGCTCGCCTCGTTGCTGAGCCTTATCTGGGTAATACTTGCCTACCGGGGAGCCCCGGTGATCGTCCTGTGGTCCCCGCCCGGAATGCTGCGCTGGTTGGCGCTTGTTCTTATGCTCTTCGCGTTCCTGTTCGTCGTGATCGGACTCGCCACCCCCAGCCCGACCGCCGCGGGCGGCGAAGGCCGCCTCGATGAGCCCGAGCCGGCGCAAGGCATCCTGCGCGTCACCCGCCACCCCTTCCTCTGGGGCGTCGCCCTCTGGGCGGCGGCCCACTTGCTGGTCAACGGCGACGCCGCCTCGATGGTCCTGTTCCTTACGTTTCTCGTCCTCGCCCACATCGGCCCGCGTTCGATCGACGCCAAACGCGCCCGGCGCTTCGGCGCCAAGTGGGAACGCTTTGCCGCGGTTACCTCGAACGCGCCGTTCGCTGCGATTCTATCGGGCCGCAACCAGCTCCGACTGGACGAAATTAAACTCTGGCGCTTCGTCCTGGCGCTGGTGCTGTTCGGCGCCGTCCTCGGACACCATCACCTCATTTTCGGAGCCTCACCGTTCCCGTGGCGGTGA
- a CDS encoding DUF4215 domain-containing protein has product MSCKHRAAGFWSVVRFALGAVTTFLAVPAGGVVIDAFDTAQTVSQAGLGASGNSVDGPAGGLLGGERDVHLSITTGSGTLRADAGMSRSGAFSHAAAGQVRGITQITYDGDDGDPHTLDAAGLDGVDLTVGGSHSSIVVGLPFADLGAAVTLAVWSDATHCSQRTLPAPASTVPADNRRLQFRYGEFGLGPGCVGPANFTNVGAIRLTIDGTAVGATDLSVEQIQTVPEPTPTLTPSGQPTGTPTRTPTPAAVCGNGIVEPPEECEDANTVNGDGCDTNCTATRCGNAIVTSGESCDDGNSVSLDGCENDCTPSPCLKNTDRLIPGYCNTRINDCDHEFCTGFPAAPMVRFGGLPGVMVRCTDDDPTCDVGPPGDHMCTFHVALCFNVQDQRLPCFGLPPKGVSAVRLRRVQPSKTLDVANRTALENALFGIGGVLRVRPGQRFVEFDPPLTAQDRCTTYADFKVPLRLSTGGGFRPGRKMITVTTKHPKVGRKVTKQDSDYLIMECLPR; this is encoded by the coding sequence ATGTCGTGCAAGCACCGCGCAGCCGGTTTCTGGAGCGTTGTCCGCTTTGCTCTCGGTGCGGTGACGACCTTCCTCGCCGTACCGGCGGGTGGAGTCGTCATCGACGCGTTCGACACCGCACAGACCGTCTCGCAAGCCGGGCTCGGTGCCTCCGGGAATAGCGTGGACGGGCCCGCCGGCGGCCTGCTCGGTGGCGAACGAGACGTCCATCTCTCGATTACCACGGGAAGCGGAACTCTCAGGGCCGATGCCGGAATGAGCCGTTCGGGGGCCTTCAGTCACGCCGCGGCAGGCCAGGTACGAGGCATCACGCAGATAACCTACGACGGCGATGACGGCGACCCGCATACCCTCGACGCCGCTGGCCTCGATGGCGTCGATTTGACCGTGGGTGGAAGCCACTCGTCGATCGTGGTCGGTTTACCGTTTGCAGACCTCGGGGCGGCCGTGACCCTTGCCGTCTGGAGCGATGCCACTCATTGCTCGCAACGCACCCTGCCGGCCCCTGCCAGTACGGTTCCCGCTGACAATCGCAGGCTGCAATTCCGCTACGGCGAGTTCGGCCTCGGGCCGGGATGCGTCGGACCGGCCAATTTCACCAACGTTGGCGCCATAAGGCTCACCATCGACGGAACGGCGGTCGGGGCGACCGACCTCTCCGTCGAACAGATCCAAACCGTTCCAGAGCCAACACCCACTTTGACGCCGTCCGGTCAACCGACGGGAACTCCTACCCGCACACCGACGCCCGCGGCAGTCTGTGGCAACGGCATCGTCGAGCCGCCAGAGGAATGCGAAGACGCCAATACGGTGAACGGGGACGGCTGCGACACCAACTGCACGGCAACACGCTGCGGCAACGCCATCGTCACTTCCGGCGAGTCCTGTGACGACGGTAATTCGGTGTCCCTCGACGGGTGCGAGAACGATTGCACACCGAGCCCCTGCCTTAAGAACACGGACCGTCTGATTCCCGGGTACTGTAACACCCGCATTAACGACTGCGATCACGAGTTCTGCACCGGCTTTCCCGCCGCCCCCATGGTCCGCTTCGGCGGCCTCCCCGGCGTGATGGTCCGGTGCACCGATGACGACCCGACCTGTGACGTTGGCCCGCCCGGCGATCACATGTGCACGTTCCACGTGGCGCTCTGCTTCAACGTTCAGGATCAACGCCTACCCTGCTTCGGACTTCCGCCCAAAGGCGTCTCTGCCGTGCGCCTCCGACGCGTTCAACCGTCAAAGACTCTCGACGTCGCTAATCGGACGGCCCTCGAGAACGCCCTTTTCGGTATCGGCGGCGTCCTCAGGGTGCGTCCCGGCCAGCGCTTCGTCGAGTTCGATCCACCGCTGACGGCACAGGATCGCTGTACCACGTACGCGGATTTCAAAGTCCCGCTCCGGCTGAGCACAGGCGGCGGCTTTCGCCCGGGCAGGAAGATGATCACGGTCACCACGAAACACCCCAAGGTGGGGCGCAAGGTAACCAAGCAGGACAGCGACTACCTCATCATGGAGTGTTTGCCGCGATGA
- a CDS encoding ATP-binding protein: protein MYPPLFRRIQLATFTFLTLIVLALVISAGLTLYEQRRLRGAVSDLRRLHAFERIHVSLTEALITMQGPEPAASRARQDAPRHLAALKALATDPETHAQLAELDARIREDAPPPAPALIASLTALHRLAVIQDAGEAELLGSLEAGANWQLQLELAAPLAIIATGILLVPFARRRIIAPIEAFGAELARVADGDFSPAPADDIDPVMLPLHRRFNELVRRLDELERAHQVRAVTLQEEVRAATRQLLEQQRRLGRAERLAATGELAALVAHELRNPLAGIKMTLANLRTEIADPDLAERLDLVLAEVERLTRLLGQLLDTARPNNEPPREVPVAALVDDIFGVVRFEIPSAVKLENRVPADVLVTLPRDRLQQAILNLVLNAVAASTESGGTIVVGANLTAGRLRMSVSDEGPGFPEPVLAAGGRPFVSTRAGGTGLGLAMVRRFARDLGGDIDLANLPARGACVTVTLPMASGS, encoded by the coding sequence ATGTATCCTCCGTTGTTCCGGCGCATCCAGTTGGCGACCTTCACGTTCCTGACTCTGATCGTTCTGGCGCTTGTCATTTCCGCCGGGCTCACGTTGTACGAGCAACGGCGCTTGCGCGGCGCGGTGTCGGACCTGCGAAGGCTGCACGCGTTCGAACGGATACACGTATCCCTGACCGAAGCCCTGATCACGATGCAGGGCCCGGAGCCGGCAGCATCGCGGGCGCGACAGGACGCGCCCAGACATCTTGCAGCCCTGAAGGCTCTGGCGACCGACCCGGAAACTCACGCCCAGCTCGCCGAACTTGACGCACGCATTCGCGAGGACGCACCGCCCCCGGCGCCAGCCCTTATTGCGTCTCTCACAGCGCTGCATCGACTGGCGGTCATACAGGACGCCGGCGAGGCCGAGTTGCTCGGGAGCCTCGAGGCCGGCGCAAACTGGCAGCTCCAACTGGAGCTCGCCGCCCCGCTGGCGATCATCGCTACGGGCATTCTTCTGGTACCCTTTGCCCGCCGCCGCATTATCGCTCCGATCGAGGCTTTCGGCGCCGAACTCGCCAGGGTGGCTGACGGCGACTTCTCCCCCGCACCCGCTGACGACATTGACCCGGTGATGCTGCCACTGCACCGCCGATTCAACGAGCTGGTGCGCCGTCTCGACGAGCTGGAACGCGCTCATCAGGTTCGCGCCGTAACCCTGCAAGAAGAGGTGCGCGCGGCAACGCGCCAGTTGCTCGAACAACAGCGACGTCTCGGCAGGGCCGAACGTCTCGCCGCCACCGGCGAACTGGCAGCCCTCGTGGCGCACGAGCTACGCAATCCGCTCGCCGGCATCAAGATGACGTTGGCCAACCTCCGAACCGAGATCGCCGACCCGGATCTCGCGGAGCGCCTGGATCTCGTGCTTGCCGAAGTGGAACGTCTGACCCGGCTTCTCGGACAGTTGCTCGACACGGCGCGCCCGAACAACGAACCCCCCCGGGAAGTGCCGGTCGCCGCCCTCGTCGATGACATCTTCGGCGTGGTGCGCTTCGAGATTCCATCCGCAGTCAAGTTGGAAAACCGCGTCCCCGCAGACGTCCTCGTCACGCTTCCCCGCGATCGCCTGCAACAGGCGATTCTCAATCTGGTCTTGAACGCAGTCGCCGCCAGCACCGAGTCCGGCGGGACCATCGTCGTGGGCGCAAACCTGACCGCCGGGCGCTTGCGTATGAGCGTCAGCGACGAAGGCCCCGGATTCCCCGAGCCGGTGCTCGCCGCCGGCGGTAGGCCGTTCGTCTCTACCCGGGCAGGCGGTACCGGGCTCGGCCTCGCCATGGTGCGACGCTTTGCCCGCGACCTCGGCGGCGACATCGACCTCGCCAACCTGCCCGCACGCGGCGCCTGCGTAACCGTTACGCTACCGATGGCTTCGGGGAGTTGA
- a CDS encoding VWA domain-containing protein, producing the protein MTFAQPLALSLLPAVAVYAWWIFHRRHAAHGTSLGRIARLWADRRGLTAIPPVSHRRGRGLLFAGAAILGVIALARPQWGQVDDVRYRHAREVLVALDLSRSMLADDVTPTRLDRAKLLTENLVDEVRGDRVGLLLFAGSAFVQVPLSADTEVLRALLPQIDPSYIPQGGTRFGQMIDTAVEAFSTGAADRYMIVLSDGEALDESWKTAVPALAQRGIKVIALGIGTDAGALVPAADGGAVKDASGAAVLSRLEPASLESIATTTGGVYRTAAAWVDIPELIAETVARGDRGAFVETRSTREPDRYQWFLAPAVLCGLLSLWLEFPITLTLPRTLRRPGAARPAQAAAALLLIIPLWASPRSASAAGAAPPERQGRTAPPTVSTLPPLPNDQSEREALEAAVGRIAIKPNPAAPDYADLARATVAYASAAPRNARTESERTQTISDALVAVAHGERLDPQAADWRDLRRQLEQLLAPPPPSEPEQENPGQADSDGSREDTGQSSASAAPSADAGDDPADPAQGETASGTQSGQPDARPSAEAESQEGNAQAAGDAEDAQTPPQERNGTTSNGAPSTSAASQKFEAEGHETRPEELAAAAEKAESDGGAGEPDTRNLDAHHDDAAQKPQSVTATGSQERRPATDESDSAATIGGGTVHDPATAGAATRAAEALAALRRADAPAVLFDRMKAAEGRAVQPPSEKDW; encoded by the coding sequence ATGACCTTCGCGCAGCCGCTCGCCCTATCGCTGCTTCCCGCCGTCGCGGTGTACGCCTGGTGGATCTTCCACCGGCGCCACGCGGCACACGGCACCTCGCTCGGCCGTATCGCACGCCTGTGGGCCGATCGCCGCGGCCTCACGGCAATCCCCCCCGTGAGCCATCGTCGCGGGAGAGGTCTGCTGTTCGCTGGCGCCGCAATCCTCGGCGTCATCGCCCTGGCACGACCCCAGTGGGGACAGGTCGACGACGTTCGCTATCGGCACGCCCGCGAGGTTCTGGTCGCGCTCGACCTCTCCCGCAGCATGCTAGCCGACGACGTCACGCCCACCCGGCTCGACCGCGCCAAGCTGCTAACCGAGAACCTTGTCGACGAGGTCCGCGGCGATCGCGTCGGCCTGCTCTTGTTCGCGGGCAGCGCCTTCGTTCAAGTCCCGCTGAGCGCCGATACCGAGGTGTTGCGCGCGCTCCTGCCCCAGATCGACCCGTCGTACATTCCCCAGGGCGGCACCCGCTTCGGGCAGATGATCGACACGGCCGTCGAGGCCTTCAGCACGGGCGCCGCCGACCGCTACATGATCGTTCTCAGCGATGGGGAAGCCCTCGACGAATCCTGGAAAACCGCCGTACCCGCGCTGGCACAGCGTGGTATCAAGGTGATCGCTCTCGGCATCGGAACCGACGCCGGAGCCCTCGTGCCGGCCGCCGATGGCGGCGCCGTCAAAGACGCTTCCGGGGCCGCCGTACTCTCGCGGCTGGAACCCGCCTCGCTCGAGTCCATCGCGACGACGACCGGCGGCGTTTACCGTACCGCCGCTGCCTGGGTCGACATTCCGGAGCTGATCGCCGAAACCGTGGCGCGCGGCGACCGCGGGGCGTTCGTCGAAACCCGCTCGACTCGCGAGCCGGACCGTTATCAGTGGTTCCTCGCGCCAGCCGTACTCTGCGGTCTGCTCAGCCTGTGGCTCGAGTTCCCCATTACCCTCACGCTGCCACGCACCTTGCGGCGTCCGGGCGCGGCAAGACCGGCACAAGCCGCCGCTGCATTGCTGCTCATTATCCCTCTCTGGGCGTCCCCGCGGTCCGCCTCTGCCGCCGGGGCCGCACCCCCAGAGCGGCAGGGTCGAACGGCCCCTCCTACCGTTTCGACCCTGCCGCCTCTCCCCAATGACCAATCCGAACGCGAAGCGCTGGAAGCCGCCGTCGGTCGCATCGCCATCAAGCCCAACCCGGCTGCCCCGGATTACGCCGACCTGGCCAGAGCGACCGTCGCATACGCAAGCGCTGCCCCGCGCAACGCCCGCACCGAGAGCGAACGCACCCAGACGATCTCCGACGCCCTCGTCGCCGTCGCGCACGGCGAACGACTCGACCCGCAGGCGGCGGACTGGAGAGACCTGCGACGACAGTTAGAGCAATTGCTGGCGCCGCCTCCACCTTCGGAGCCAGAGCAAGAAAACCCCGGGCAGGCCGATTCGGACGGAAGCCGGGAAGACACCGGACAGTCCTCAGCCAGCGCAGCGCCGTCGGCCGACGCGGGCGACGATCCCGCAGACCCCGCTCAGGGCGAGACCGCGTCCGGAACACAATCCGGGCAACCCGATGCGCGCCCTTCCGCCGAAGCCGAATCCCAGGAAGGGAACGCACAAGCCGCCGGCGATGCCGAGGACGCCCAAACGCCGCCGCAGGAACGCAACGGCACGACTTCGAACGGTGCTCCCTCCACGTCGGCCGCTTCGCAGAAATTCGAGGCTGAAGGTCACGAGACCAGGCCCGAGGAATTGGCAGCGGCGGCCGAGAAAGCAGAGTCCGATGGCGGCGCGGGAGAGCCGGACACACGCAACCTCGACGCCCACCACGACGACGCCGCCCAGAAGCCGCAATCGGTTACCGCGACCGGCAGTCAGGAACGACGCCCCGCCACCGACGAGTCGGACTCCGCAGCCACGATCGGCGGCGGCACGGTCCATGACCCCGCAACCGCCGGCGCCGCGACGCGCGCCGCGGAGGCCCTGGCGGCGTTGCGCCGGGCCGATGCTCCGGCCGTGCTGTTCGACCGCATGAAGGCGGCAGAAGGACGCGCCGTCCAGCCACCGAGCGAAAAAGACTGGTGA
- a CDS encoding VWA domain-containing protein, with protein MTQLFGWTLTDPAWLLLLLALPLVSRLRTRRARPVFVIPFASRWAGIDDARRSPLATVAATLAIAAMIVALARPQRIDPKEQRTQDGYDIVMAIDISGSMLAEDGERAGRRISRIEAVKPVIDAFVARRPNDRIAVVAFGGRAYTLAPLTTDHDWLAQQVNRLHVGLVEDGTAVGDALALAVARLDQPARADGGRRQGGFVVLLTDGATNAGVTSPADAAALAAREGVPVYTIGTGQSGFVPMPVFSEDGRKVGYQTVQSDLDEETLVNIATATGGHYYRAEDADTIDTAFAAIDRANPIAIDAAAHRRGVDMFPYFVWPALLLLAAAFASAAPARTEVPA; from the coding sequence ATGACCCAGCTTTTCGGTTGGACTCTGACCGACCCGGCCTGGCTGCTGCTGCTTCTCGCCCTGCCGCTCGTAAGTCGGCTGCGAACGCGGCGCGCGCGCCCGGTGTTCGTCATTCCCTTCGCGAGCCGCTGGGCCGGCATCGACGACGCGCGCCGTTCGCCCCTAGCCACCGTCGCGGCAACCCTCGCCATAGCTGCCATGATCGTCGCACTCGCCCGACCGCAGCGGATCGATCCAAAGGAGCAGCGCACCCAGGACGGCTACGACATCGTCATGGCAATCGACATCTCCGGCAGCATGCTCGCCGAAGACGGCGAGCGCGCCGGCCGGCGCATCAGCCGTATCGAGGCCGTCAAGCCTGTCATCGACGCCTTCGTCGCTCGCCGTCCCAACGATCGCATTGCCGTGGTCGCCTTCGGCGGGCGCGCGTACACCCTGGCACCGCTGACGACAGACCACGACTGGCTGGCACAGCAGGTCAATCGCCTCCACGTCGGCCTCGTCGAGGACGGCACGGCCGTGGGCGACGCTCTCGCCCTCGCCGTCGCCCGTCTCGATCAACCCGCCCGCGCGGACGGCGGTCGACGCCAGGGTGGGTTCGTGGTGCTGCTCACCGACGGCGCGACCAACGCCGGCGTAACATCGCCGGCCGATGCCGCTGCCCTGGCGGCCCGCGAAGGAGTGCCGGTCTATACGATCGGCACCGGCCAATCCGGTTTCGTGCCGATGCCGGTCTTCTCCGAGGACGGTCGTAAGGTCGGCTACCAAACGGTGCAGTCCGACCTCGACGAAGAAACCCTGGTCAACATCGCGACGGCCACCGGCGGTCATTATTACCGTGCCGAGGACGCCGACACGATCGACACCGCCTTTGCGGCGATCGATCGAGCCAATCCGATCGCCATAGATGCCGCGGCCCATCGCCGCGGCGTCGACATGTTCCCCTATTTCGTCTGGCCGGCGCTATTGCTGCTTGCCGCCGCCTTCGCGTCGGCGGCACCGGCCCGCACGGAGGTGCCGGCATGA